The window TGAATTATGTTTTCtcaaagattgtgtgtgtgtgctcagttggtcagtcatgtgtgaactctttgtgaccccatggattatagcccacctggctcctctgttcatgggatcctctgggcaagaatactggagtagattgccatttcctcctccagggaatcttcccaacccagggatcaaacctgtgtctcttgtgtctcctgtattgggaggcagggtctctaccactagcaccacctgggaaggctttcttgagaatgagtgagtgagtgaagtcgctcagtcgtgtccaattctttgcgaccccatggactgtagcccaccaggctcctctttccatgggattcttcaggcaagagtactggagtgggttgccatttccttcttcaggggatcttctcaacccaggggtcgaacccaggtctcctgcattgcagtcagacgctttaacctctgagccaccagggaagcccccttcttgAGAATAAGTTACTACAAACACAGAGTTCTGTAATAACTagcagttttattattattattttttaatatttaattgacTGAGCCAGGGGTCTTAGGAGGGGTAAGCAGGATCTGTAGTTGTGaaatgtgagatctagttccctgatcaaggattaaacccaggcaCCTCCCTCCAcgttgggagcgtggagtcttagccactggaccaccaaaggaAGTCTTTTTCTAACTTACACTGCATCTGCTTTGATTGCTTAATTTTGGTTCCCTTCTATACTATAGAGTATGGTGCCAGCTTAGATCCTATATGGAGGAAAACACCATGACAGTTTTGAAACAGTCTCTGATCCTTCTGGCAATATAAAGGTACGGTACTCAGAGTACACGGTTTAGAGAAATCTGACAGCATTTTCAACAATAAACAAACTGTTGACTAAAAAAATAGTTTACAATCTGAAAGCAGAgagtattttatttggtgggaaaatCTTAGGACTTCAAGTCTGGGAGACGGATCTCAGGTAGACCTGAGAGACTGCTCCGAGGAGGAGGGAGTCAGGCTACATACAAGTTTGTAACAAAGGGAGCAGGCGTTTGAACATCAAAGATTATTGTTATGTAAGGAAAACCAAATAGCAAggtaaggaatttagcattcttctatgtatgggaagaaaCAAGACTCTGGGATTTTTGaagtcattcctttcatatgcatctcagctatctgggccaGCATCTGTATCTGTTTTTTGACTTTTCactgccctcctccccccactcccacccagcTCCTTGGCAATCACTGTAGGGGGCATGGTGGCATGTGCTGGATTGCAGATATTGTTTTCCCCCTTGGGAGActtcattcacatttggaggcctgAAATCGCTAATAGCTGttacatccttgtttactgatattcCATtccacaaaacttaaaaaaattcttccccattgaaaaactaacaaaaaacAACCTGGGAAAGAGACTTTCAGGACAATGTCTACAACACGAATAATATACACAAATAGCTtccaaaataacttttattactatataaaaacaagaaaaaaatagatgcatattttttctacaaaattataaaatattcaggctatttaacatttttgcatAAATGTATTGAGATTAAAAAGGTAGATTTTAAACAGAGGAATCTTTTCCACTTAAAGTTTTCAGGTACTTTGTAGAGGATAAAGAAGTTTTCATTCTTCTATACTTTCCTATGTGTAGCTCGAAGACAGCAGTTACAGTTTTCTGTCAGAGTTATCTAAAAAAGGACATACAAAGATAAAAATTCCATCTTGCTGCAATAAAATTAGCAAAAAGCTTTACTTCAGGCTTTCAAATTTGGCAGTTGCGGTCAATCAGTTTTGCACTGGAATTTCCAACTCAGCAGGGAAAGAGCCTAATTAAAAGCAAGACATCCTCTTTATTTTGTCCTTTAGAAACAAAAATCACTTGTCAGTATTCCTTAAAAAGCGTGATTATCTCCTTTGTCATTTGATCATAAGGTCTGAGATACTGTTTCTAACCCGCACAGCTTAAATGAAAccaggagaggaaagggaggaaggcaCTTTGGAGGGTGGATTCAGTTTGACACAATGAGCACAggaatttgtacagttttgataacattaatttaaaaagtataatcaTCTGAGTTTCTCAATAAATCCTTCGAGACAAAAGGCTTTAGTGTTGATTTAGATGCGTGTTAAAATATagctttttttcctgaaattagaTTATGGGGTAAGGCAAGCCAGACTATCTCTGTAGATGATATAAGATATAATTATTTGGGAAGATTTCAATCACTGTTTTGGAATTGACACCTAAGGCTTTCTTCTCCCGTGTTCTTTTTGTGGActttttaatgagatattttgGGGGGAGATGCTTTAGGTAGGAAATACCAGCTTTTGAAAGATAAAGGTATAATTATCATTAGAATAAAAGGTCCATTAAAAGAATCTCAAACAGAAAGgtttctagatatattttactattcatTGTTTTCACAAAggttgagaaagaaagaaaagaagttctTATAATATCTGTAAGATGAACCTCACATTAACCCACAAGAGGGATAAAATAAAGGGCTAAGATGAGGAGTGCTCCAATACTTCTCAATGGGGCAGCACAGCCTAGTGCCAAACCCATAATTAACTTTTCATTGATAGCCTCTTTCCTGGACTGTATGAAATGGAATGGCAGCTTCAATCCTTGGGGTGGTCATTAACCCCTTGCCCCCCAAAATACCTGGAATTTTGTGCACCTCTATGTAATGAAACATCCATTTACCAAAATATGTTTCTGTGTGACAATTCAATTCCTCCTTCCACTTAGGACCCAAATTGCAGCAGGCTCTACTTCTACTGAATTTATGTGCATATTGCATACATATATGCCAGGCATTGGGCTGGGCACTGGGGATCCCTATGACTATTGCCAAAATTTTGGAAACAGAATGAAGAAGACAACAGTGTTTTGGCTAGTGACTCAAATGATTATCATCAAATTTCAGGGATGTGATGGAGAGTAGCTCATATTCAGTCTATGGGCATAATAACCAGTTACCCTAAAAGGAAATTCACTAAACACCAAAAATGTTAAGTTTATTTGGTAGAAACAGTTTAAAATTGCAGGGAAACCAAAAATCAACCCTCAGATAAAATGCATTGTTTCAGGATAGGCACCACTCTAGGTTTTACCAGGCCAGAGTCTATACAGAGATCTCACGCATGAAAACTATCATCTCTGAGTCTTAATTCACTACTGAGAACCCAAAACACAAGATACCCCCCAGAATTCCATCCAAATCAGGAAGGACCCTAGCTTTTGCCCCCTGGGAAGGGCAGACCATGAAGTTCATCTCTCCTACCTCTAAACCCAAAGCTGTTTAGCAGCTAAGATTCTGAAGAACCGAAATGATAAttgatgaactttgaaaactatAGATGTTCTTGCCTAAACCTCTCTTGATTACCAAGACACAATTTTAAGATCAAAGGAGCATCAAGGTAAGCCACGGCTTGTTGGCAGTGGCACGGTGCCCATGGTGAATCTCCAGGTAAGGGTAGGCCCTCTTCCTTGTTTATTTGAGGAATCTGCCTTGTAAACAGAGCCAGAAGGTAAATTTTAAAGACTCTACTGCATCCCATCAAATGAGGTTTATCCAAGGGTGGGTCAAAGCAGGTGTAAATtagcaagggcttccctagtggctcagagggtaaagaatccacctgcaatgcagaagatctgggtttgctccctgggttgggaagatcccctggagaaagaaatggcaacccactccaggattcttgtctggagaaccccatggacgagAAGCCAGGCAGGgacttggggtcacagagacacgactgagcgacttaggaTGCACGCATGAAGACAATAACATAGTGAATCATGGACTGACCTGAGGTGCCAAAATGCCAGTTTTGGAGTCTCAGTTTCACTactcattagctgtgtgaccttcaggCAGGCTACTAACCTCTCTCAgatctctcatctgtaaaatgaagattttaatgGTGCCTACTGCAAAAGTTATATCTGGGGAGTGAATGAGCTAAGATTTATAAAGTGCTTAGGATAGTACTGGCACTTAGTAAGTTCCATGTTTAAAAACACCAGAAACTTGGGGGGGAAGTGTTCTTTGAGGTTTGTAGAACAGTTTATACTGCTTATATATTCAGGTATATTCTCATCATAATTAGGTTTGGAATCTGGATCATAAAGTACACCAAACCCAAGGAAGCCTTGGGATTAAGTCAATTTGGAAAAACTTCTAGGTCCGACCAGAGGAGACCTTGAGCTACCTACAGTCCTGTCACTGATCCAAAGTGCCCTAAAATAAACCCTGCTCTCCAGGGCCAATCTAAGGACAAACCAGCCAGCGGGGGAGCGAAGGGCAGGTACAGGGAAAAGGGAGCCAGTTCCTTTCCTACATTTTTTTCTGGGCCCTAGTCATGATACCTGTGTAGCATTAACTCTGTCCCAGATATTCATGATCTGATTCCAAAACTTTATAACTGGATTCCcagaataaacagaaaatgacTACATGATAAGAGGCCAGGGAAGCTGACAGTTTATCAGATTTACCAACTGTAGACACATTTTGATCATTTGTTCTATGATcaaggcactgtgctaaatgctttgGTCTTCAACGAGAAAAAGGTAATATAAGCACAATTTATATCTactgttattaatatttacattgaTCATCTCCCTTTCAATTTGGGTAAGTTTATAAGCCTCAATCAATATAAACACTTTCAAGACATCCTATTTTCTGATTAGAATAAATATTGCCCCTGTGGACCTCAACCATCTCATGGGTAAATAGGAGAAGCTAAACTGGAGAGCTAGTTTTTTACACTGGAGTTATATGGCTACATTGCTACCCCATTTTACATGGTGGATCTCTGTCCAGCCTCATCAAGGGTGACGTTTCTCTTCCTTGCTGCTGCTTCACTGTTTAACTCCGGATCTGATTTGTCCACGCTGCCAAAGTTCATTGCCATGGAGCTCTCCACTCCCTCTGGAGCACCTCCATTTGGCTGAAGAAGGACAGAATTCGGTTCTTTAGGACGTTTCCATTGTGGTCTGGTGACTATCCAAAAAATGAGAGCCCCAAACACCAGAATCAGAAGGCCAAGGGTGTTTGTGAAAATACCTTCTGGTGGCAATGAACTGTATGAAGGACTTTTCCTATAGAAAAAGAGAGAGTATGTCCAGTTACAAACAGAGTGATACAGCAACATGCCAAACAGTCTTGAATTATTTGCTCAAAAGGCACACTGGTACAGTGTGTAAATTCAACATAAATTCCCTTAAAGCTTGATATTAAGAAATTCATATAATTCACTCAGTGGATTAGtacaaaactgttaaaaatttcTTAAAGTATGAAAATAATATAGCATCTAAAACATCTGTACCACTTAAAATCAAAAAAAGGATGATACAAAATAGGTATACATAATTACAgttaacataaaaatatgtatatcaaATTGTATATCATGTATATCATAAAACATGTATATCAATTGAAAGGGCATATATAACTTCAAAGGTTGCTTTGTAAGAGTGGTACAATTTGTTGGACTGCTTGGTTTTTCTTTCAAGCATTATTAATGCTACACTACAtgtaaaacacattttttaaaataaatatttaaattttttattttcaccatttaaaaaattttgtcacATTTATATTTGTCCAATGAGcaagtatttaatattttgtagCTGAAGAATTGCAGTTAGGAAAACTATGAAACTTACAGGGCAAAAATCAGTTTCTCAGTCAATCCCATAAGTACAGTTGCAATCACTGTTCCAAAGATGAAAAGTCCGGAATAGACGTGTATGGGCATGAGAAGTGCTCGGAGAGAAAGTGGAGCCCAAGGaagcagaaagacaaaaaaacctAGGAGAAGCTAAACATCAAAAATTCAGAGGTTATCAATTAATTGTAAGttttaactgttttaaaattattgttagaGAAGCAATATGTGCACAAtgagaaaacatttcatttacaACCAAGTTTCCCCATTCTAGTTCCACTCAAAAGTGACACCTACGATGACtttctcaagcatcttttcataaaaTTTCTATGACCAAacaagcatatgtgtgtgtgtgtttaaagagaAAGTGAGTTAGACATAGacaatgaacttatggttaccaaaggtaaagggtggggaggaataaattaagagGATGGGATTAAAACATACTCCCTACTATacataagatagataaccaaaaaggacctattgtatagcacagggaattatagtcaatatcttgtaataacctaaaatggaaagaatctaaaaaagagtgtgtgtgtgtgtgtgtgtgtgtgtgtgtgtgcgcacacgcgCGCGCATgtctccccaggtggcgctagtggtaaaaaacccgcttgccaatacaggagacgtaagggatgtgggttcgatccctgagtcaggaagatgccccggagaagggcatggcaacccactccagtattcttgcctggagaatcctatggacaaaggagcctggcgggctacagtccatagggtcgcagagagttggacacgactgaagtgacttagcacagcacagcatgtgtgtatgtgtgtgtgtgtgtgtgtgtgtgtgtgtgtgtgtgtgtacacacacacacatatatatttacatataacaatcatcttgctgtatacctgaaactaacacaacattgtaaatcacctatatttcaataaaaatttttttagagagagaaagggagtttttaaaaatgtaagtggGGTTTTATTGTACATATTTGTTCTGCatattgcttttttctcttaacagtatatcttggagatcttttcgtATCAACTCATGTTTATCTAgtttattcttttaatggctaatattttAAGACTAACAAATTATTCAGTTCCCTATTACTGGACAttgctgtttccagttttttgctGCCATTAATAAGGCTACAGTGGACATTCTGATACTTAATTGTTCTTATCAGTTTCCGTAAGATTGCCAAGTAGGAAGGGAAGTAAAAGACTTTTAAGTCACTAAATCTAAGTACAATAGGACACATTGTGTCAGTACAACCTAAAGAAAGCTATGTGGAAAAAACAtgacaatttttgtttttttttatgaggAAGAAATGAATTCTGCAGAAAATTCTCTCCATCTCCTCAATAATTAAATCCTTACTGGGATACTTCTCTGCAGTGAAGACAATAAGATTCTTATAGAAACTGAAGTCTGTTAATACTTTCACAGTTTGTTTTGTTGTCCCACATTCCTGCCCATTAAGGAATCACTTCGCCTCCAGAAAATAAAGATGACTTAATGACCACTGAGTTTAgtggggtatttttttttcagctatcTCTTTGGGATCTACCACCCTAACAAAACAACTATGGGAAAAGAGGAGAATAAGAAGAAACACTAGCATCACTGTTCATTTTTCCTGATTGAGATCAAAGGGGGATAGAGAGGAATGAAAACAGAAGGGGTTTGATGCCCTAAAACACATTTAGAAATCAGCATAAAGGCAATAGTAATGAATGCAAAGTAACTGAAAATGCATTTTTTGGCTggtttgcatattttatttttcattaatgtcACGAATGCCTGAATATATTAGAAAGGGTTCAGAGAGTcctccttggtggttcagagTGTTCCTAATCCTCCTTCAGTGCTCTTTAGTGATTGATTCTTTTAGTATTAATATCAAAGGGCAAGCATCCTAATGTACAGGTTGCACTTTCTATACAAAAATGGGGCTTAGGTGAGTGACTGCCAAGGATTTAGGACAAATATATTTCTATGAGTAACTCACACTATCTTTTCTGTACTAAtccatggaaatatttttttttccatattcctATTCTCCTGCCTCTTCTGAAATTTCTAAGATtcttattgttttaaataattcttaatgttttctcttatttctttcagGATTTATCTTGTGTGTCTCTTATAATCCCATAAAGCTCAATGATCTAAGTAGATGGGACATCAGACTTACAGGACTCCAGGGTGATTTCGCTCTAAGTCTTACTTTTgctatgaaaacatttttttcaacatcaagttatttttaaaaggaaaagaaaaaaaattacaggatgCTTATCTTTGATTAAAAGTGTTCCAAATTATTCAAATTTATAACATAAAGATGTATAGTTTAtattaatcattttttatttcctttgatttcTAAGCATGTCTCTTTGGGCCCATGCTTGTCTTGTGGAACAATGTATCCCCCACAAGCTAGACAAGTATCCAATGCATAATTGGTATTTAATTCTGTTGAAAATGGGTAAGTATTTTTCAACAGAGTTAAATGAGGTCCTGTAAGCAAACTTCTGATGTCCCATCTACTTATATCATTGAACTTTATGGATTATAAGAGACACACAAgataaattctgaaagaaataagagaaaacacTAAGAATCATTCAAAACAATAAGAATCTTAGGAATCTCAGAAGAGGCAGGAGAATAGgaatatggaaaaaatatatttccatgGGTAAATCATGAATAAAATTTCAATGACATAAAATGATATTCTCAACCATGAAGGTGTTAATGATCTGTAGCTGAAATGAAAAATGTCATCTTAAGGTTGTAAAGGAGCCTACCACAAGGCTTCCAGTTTTAATAACAACAGTTGACTTGTGTCATTCTAGTACACTAAGCCCTAGGCTGAGCCTTTCGATGCATTATTTGTCCTTGGTTCCTATGATGTTGTGAAGGATGTATGAAAGTCTTACTAAGTGAGCAAACTAAGCCCAGAAAAGTTCAATAACAAGTCCAAAGGTCACAAATTACAAATGAATGAAACTGATTCAAACTGAGGTCTTTCGGATTCCAAGTCCTGTGTTCATAAATACTACCAGCTATTTGGATGCAAGCAAGGAAAAAGTCAGGGACCACATTTTCTCCTGTTAAACAAAAGTTATAACGTTGTGACATGACATTTCTGAGAAGCCTAGTTAGTACACAGGTAAAACAATAAGAGATAAGAATCTGAATATTTCAGAGAGCAAAAGAGAATCttgaaacaattaaaaatgttttcaatttacCCAAGTTTAACATTAGAAGATCCACTGATGTAACTGACTACATTAACAGATTAAAGAGGAAAAACCGAAGTCACATCTCAACATACACAAAAAACATCCAATAAAATTCTACATTCATTCATGAtttcaggtcttccctggtggctcagacggtaaagaatctgcctgcaatgtgggagatctgggttcaatccctgggttgggaagatcccctggagaagggaaccgctacccattccagcattgtggcctggagaattccatagactgtatagtccatggggtcgctaagactcagacatgactgagcgattttcactttcatgatttcaaaagaaaaacaaaaccaattcACAAACTGGAATAAGAGAAAATGTGAAGCATCTGTACTGAATAGTGAAATATTAGAAGTATCTTCTTCAAAAAAAGTACAGTTCAAAGATTCTTATCTCTACCTCTATTTTATACCCTGTAAATAATTCTATATACTTCTGTGTACttcaacaggcttccctggaggctcagttgtaaagaatctgcctgccaatgcaggagatgtgagtttgattcctggatcaggaagatcccctggagaaggaaatggaaatccacgccagtattcttacctggaaaatcccatggactacagtccatagggttgcaaaagagttggacacaactgaatgactaaacgacaacaaaaatatactttaatacTTCTATACTCTTCAATTCCACTGGCTTggatgcagagaaaaagagacaaaactgGCAGTGCAGATAAATGGCAAAGATAGGGAcaattcaataaatggtgctggggaaagaGCTTATCAATCTGGAGAAAAAATGAAGTTAGATAACAATATCTCATCATGAACTAACAATTCTAGATGAATTAAGTATACTTCATATCAAAGCCAAAACTTTAATACTCTTaatagaaaacataaaagaaattaaCATTTCCAATAATATTATTGTAATGTAACCTCTTGGCTATTCATAGGTTTTTCTCTTCTACCAACTGTTCTCAAATATTAGTGTGTATATGAGTCACTTGCAGGTACCATGAAAGCACATATTGTGGGGCCCACCCACCTTCCCCCTCCTGCACCCTCCATCGTGAATTTCTGATCTAGGAGGTCTGGAGTAGAACCTGAGAACTGGTTTGCTTTGACCTCACGGTACAGAAGGATTTCATAAACAagtcatcaaaacaaaacaaaaaatgataacCTAAAGGAAAAGATGATTAAtttgtttcattaaaattaagaatttctatTTGTCAAAAAAtgctaagaaaagagaaaatacaagccTCAATGCTTGaagatatatataatacatataaatgaacaggaatcTGACACAGAATACCTACAAatctttaagaaaaaggaaaacaaactcaTTGTTTAAATGCACAAAAGACACAAACAAGTATCTTTTTTTAGAGGTGAACCCTGAGTAACCagtgaaataaacaagaaaatcacAAGACATCATTTTATATTCACCACTTTGGCAGTATTTTAAAAGTCTGAAGAGGATGCATGTTGGCAACAATGTGCCatatgtaaactttttttttttttcatatgtaaaCTCTTATTTGCTGCTGACAGCAACATAATTGgaaacactttggaaaacaagtTGACACTATTTTAGACTGAGTATAAAACTGCTATTGTAAGAATACCACCAGAGAAACCTTTGCAGATGAGGGCCAAGAGATGTGTATGTGAATGATCAATTCAGTATTGTCAGAAACAGAATACAACTCAAAATCATCTAAAAGTGTAATAGCAGGAGAATAGATAAGTAAATGTGTGGCCAATTTATGCAgcagaatacaaaagtaggaatgATTAAACTACAGCTAGAGGAGTCTGTATAGTTGAATCgatagaatgaaaaaaattgtAATCAAATACTTAATGatactgtttcttaaaaaaataaaaaatacaaagtaaacaACATATTGTTCGGGAATTTACAGCATGTggtaaaattacaaagaaaaacaggaaTGAGAAAAAACTTCTGGAAAATGGTTACCTGCAGGAGTTGGGATAGGTAGAAAAATGTGGGATCAAGTTGAGGGGGAGAGGGGTTCTATGTTTTCTAAATTAAGGTGGATGGTGGAATTATGAGAGTTAATTTTATTATGATTCATAActtctacatacacacacacaggcttgttttttttttttttttaatcccccagAGGCTAGATGTCACAAGTAGAAAAAAAAGAGCCTACAATTTGAAATGCTTTGCAATTCATAGACAAACACAGGAAGCGTGAAGACTTTCAGCTTGTTTTGGTTGTATTGCTTTGTTGTTAGTCCCCTTTCTTGCTTCCTTTCATTTATTGAAACAGCCTGGACCCTAGCTTCATTTGGCCGGTAAATCTTGACTTTATAAAGTGGTTAAACCAAAGTTCAAGATCGCTAAGGTAATCTCTTGACAATCTCTCCCATGCTTTTCATACTCTGTGGTAGGTTTGTTTACTGAGTTGGTCTTGGGaagaatgcaaactgaccttacAAACGTGGATGAATGGCCTGCACACAATTATACTTTGCAATTGAAGTGCACAACAGTTGGCAGCTGTGCAAGTGAGCAGCAAGCAGGCTGCGGCAGCTGCTCCAAGAGGGTGGGACTTCCTGTTCTCCACCTACAAGCGGCAGCTCCGAGAACCTCCACTTACGGAGAGTTGTCCTGATTTCACGGAGAAAATGGTTCCCATTTTTACTTCTAACTTAATCTGACAGAGGCACATCTCTGTCAAAGCATGTTTTCGTGGTTCATGAATTTTTACAACTAAGAATAGGGAGGAATCTTTGTAAATCTTAATAAGAAAgaggcttgaaagtgaaagtgtagtcgtgtcaggctctttgcaaccccatggactgtagcctaccaggctcccccgtccatgggattttccaggcaagagtactggagtgggctgccatttccttctccaggggggtcttcccaaccccagagatcgaacccaggtctcctgcattgcaga of the Bubalus kerabau isolate K-KA32 ecotype Philippines breed swamp buffalo chromosome 3, PCC_UOA_SB_1v2, whole genome shotgun sequence genome contains:
- the LOC129646303 gene encoding plasma membrane ascorbate-dependent reductase CYBRD1 isoform X2, translating into MAMEGYRGFLALLVSALLVGFLSVIFTLIWVLHYREGLGWDGTALEFNWHPVLVVTGFVFILGIAIIVYRLPWTWKCSKLLMKSIHAGLNTVAAILAIISLVAVFDFHNAKKIPNMYSLHSWVGLTAVILYILQLLLGFFVFLLPWAPLSLRALLMPIHVYSGLFIFGTVIATVLMGLTEKLIFALKSPSYSSLPPEGIFTNTLGLLILVFGALIFWIVTRPQWKRPKEPNSVLLQPNGGAPEGVESSMAMNFGSVDKSDPELNSEAAARKRNVTLDEAGQRSTI
- the LOC129646303 gene encoding plasma membrane ascorbate-dependent reductase CYBRD1 isoform X1, giving the protein MAMEGYRGFLALLVSALLVGFLSVIFTLIWVLHYREGLGWDGTALEFNWHPVLVVTGFVFILGIAIIVYRLPWTWKCSKLLMKSIHAGLNTVAAILAIISLVAVFDFHNAKKIPNMYSLHSWVGLTAVILYILQLLLGFFVFLLPWAPLSLRALLMPIHVYSGLFIFGTVIATVLMGLTEKLIFALKSPSYSSLPPEGIFTNTLGLLILVFGALIFWIVTRPQWKRPKEPNSVLLQPNGGAPEGVESSMAMNFGSVDKSDPELNSEAAARKRNVTLDEAGQRSTM